The following proteins come from a genomic window of Pseudomonas cichorii:
- the rplW gene encoding 50S ribosomal protein L23, with translation MNQERVFKVLLGPHVSEKATVLADKKGQFVFKVATDATKLEIKKAVESLFSVKVERVTTLNVLGKSKRTARGLGKRNDWKKAVISLQPGQDLDFSSSAE, from the coding sequence ATGAACCAGGAACGCGTATTTAAAGTTCTACTTGGCCCGCACGTTTCCGAGAAGGCCACGGTTCTGGCTGACAAGAAAGGCCAGTTCGTTTTCAAGGTTGCTACTGACGCAACCAAGCTGGAAATCAAGAAGGCCGTCGAAAGCCTGTTCAGCGTGAAAGTAGAGCGTGTTACTACCCTGAATGTTCTGGGTAAGAGCAAACGCACTGCTCGCGGTCTGGGCAAGCGTAATGACTGGAAGAAGGCAGTTATCTCCCTTCAGCCAGGCCAAGATCTCGATTTCAGCAGCAGTGCTGAGTAA